The following are encoded together in the Roseobacter denitrificans OCh 114 genome:
- a CDS encoding sn-glycerol-1-phosphate dehydrogenase: MGLAEIDSRNWTSLIDDIVTGDFYDAEAGKKVSVPYESIVFEQSLDGQEEALISRLKLGEKLAVVADENTYDVLGGRVARALKRIGSEPAIVLKNPHADMQTAAALADQLKGYDSVIAVGSGTLNDLCKYVTAQDGRRYAVFATAASMNGYTSTTASMTLDSGLKVSLPAQAPAGFFVDMAVSAAAPSHLTASGFADCIARSVAQVDWWMSHRVLGTLYRSVPFDIQIADEIELNKCAHLLPKGDIEATARLYRVLTLCGLGIGFIGMSNPGSMGEHQISHYIDCFAGARHPGTLHGQQVGVASLTMARIQQGLLAQDNAPVMKPTPIDTEGMKQRMGGAAADCIQQLQRKALDGDALDAVNQKLAALWPELQRELRQFMIPVEEMEKLLSDAGAPTTAADLGIDLEFYREAVRHGHEMRDRFSFVDIAANAGQLEQFIAIQT, translated from the coding sequence ATGGGCCTAGCGGAAATAGACAGCCGCAACTGGACATCCCTCATTGACGATATTGTGACAGGCGACTTCTATGATGCCGAGGCTGGCAAGAAGGTGTCGGTTCCCTACGAATCCATCGTGTTCGAACAAAGCCTTGATGGGCAGGAAGAGGCGCTCATTTCCCGGCTTAAACTGGGCGAGAAGCTTGCGGTTGTCGCGGATGAAAACACCTATGACGTGCTTGGCGGGCGGGTCGCGCGCGCGCTGAAACGCATCGGCAGCGAGCCGGCAATCGTTCTGAAAAACCCCCATGCGGACATGCAGACAGCAGCCGCACTGGCGGACCAACTCAAGGGATATGACAGCGTCATCGCGGTCGGCTCAGGCACCCTCAACGATCTGTGCAAATACGTCACCGCACAGGACGGGCGGCGCTATGCGGTGTTTGCCACTGCGGCCTCGATGAACGGATATACGTCAACCACGGCCAGCATGACACTGGATTCAGGTTTGAAGGTTTCGCTGCCCGCACAGGCGCCGGCGGGGTTCTTCGTGGATATGGCTGTCTCTGCCGCAGCACCTTCGCATCTTACCGCATCGGGGTTTGCAGACTGCATTGCCCGCTCGGTCGCGCAGGTCGATTGGTGGATGTCGCACCGCGTGCTCGGCACGCTTTATCGCTCCGTCCCGTTTGATATTCAAATCGCGGATGAAATCGAACTGAACAAATGTGCCCATCTTTTGCCGAAAGGCGATATCGAAGCAACGGCACGGCTTTATCGCGTATTGACGCTCTGTGGTCTGGGCATCGGGTTTATCGGCATGTCCAACCCCGGTTCCATGGGTGAGCATCAGATATCGCATTACATTGATTGCTTTGCAGGGGCGCGGCATCCCGGCACGCTGCATGGGCAACAGGTGGGTGTGGCCAGCCTGACCATGGCGCGCATTCAGCAGGGGCTTCTGGCGCAGGATAACGCACCGGTCATGAAACCGACGCCGATTGATACCGAAGGAATGAAACAGCGCATGGGGGGCGCCGCCGCCGACTGTATCCAACAATTGCAGCGCAAGGCACTGGACGGCGACGCCTTGGACGCGGTCAATCAGAAACTGGCCGCCCTGTGGCCGGAGTTGCAGCGCGAATTGCGCCAATTCATGATCCCGGTCGAGGAGATGGAAAAACTGCTCTCGGATGCGGGCGCGCCGACGACCGCTGCGGACCTCGGGATTGACCTTGAATTTTACCGCGAGGCCGTGCGCCATGGACATGAGATGCGAGACAGGTTCTCCTTTGTCGATATCGCCGCCAATGCCGGTCAGCTTGAGCAATTCATCGCAATCCAGACGTAG
- a CDS encoding SDR family oxidoreductase, protein MSTKPLVAITGASSGIGAAVAKTFSDAGHPVLLMARRLDRMEALNLPNAVCCEVDVRDRAQIRAAVEKGEAAYGPVDMMFCNAGIARLADIGTQPPEEWDEMIDINTKGVMNAVHAVMSDMMERRAGTLFMMSSIAGRKIYPDHTVYCGTKFFVHAVSESLREYLSDYDVRVIVVSPGIIETEVLGAVNDPNTLKAYQDNKKKIGGGIGPEHVASIMLHSYQMPQNALIQEICITPTRQKF, encoded by the coding sequence ATGAGCACAAAACCATTGGTCGCAATTACGGGCGCCAGTTCCGGTATCGGGGCCGCCGTGGCAAAAACCTTTTCGGATGCCGGGCATCCTGTCTTGTTGATGGCGCGCCGGCTCGACCGGATGGAGGCGCTGAACCTGCCCAATGCGGTGTGTTGCGAAGTTGACGTGCGCGACCGTGCCCAGATCCGTGCAGCCGTCGAAAAAGGCGAAGCCGCATACGGCCCCGTCGATATGATGTTCTGCAACGCTGGTATTGCGCGGCTTGCCGATATCGGCACGCAGCCCCCGGAAGAATGGGACGAGATGATCGACATCAACACCAAGGGCGTGATGAACGCGGTGCATGCGGTGATGTCGGACATGATGGAGCGCCGCGCAGGCACGCTTTTCATGATGAGTTCGATTGCCGGGCGCAAAATCTATCCGGATCATACGGTCTATTGCGGCACCAAGTTCTTTGTCCACGCGGTGTCTGAATCCTTGCGCGAATATCTGTCCGATTACGATGTGCGGGTCATTGTTGTGTCCCCCGGCATCATCGAAACCGAAGTCCTCGGCGCGGTGAATGATCCCAATACGCTCAAGGCCTATCAGGACAACAAGAAAAAGATCGGCGGCGGGATCGGCCCGGAACATGTGGCATCCATCATGTTGCACAGCTATCAGATGCCACAAAACGCGCTGATCCAGGAAATTTGCATCACGCCGACGCGGCAGAAATTCTGA
- a CDS encoding xylulokinase, protein MTEHPEIKDCVIGIDSSTTATKAIAWTREGKFVAEGRCPIALSNPKPGHFEQDAQDWWLSTKEALREVTGQIDARRVAAVAVSNQRETFCVFGEDEKPLLPGSLWLDERATGQQRRFAEKHGAEKIRALSGKPVDVIVPIYRMLWIAENHPDIYARIRHFADVNCFITRNLTGRWATSLASADPMGMVDMKNGCWSQELLDAAGIDAAILPDLYRPGAVIGPLTARAAEATGLPAGIPVVAGGGDGQCAATGTGTVEPGIAYMNLGTALVAGCYSADYAHAQAFRTEIAVADQGYIYETLLKAGTFLIDWMTQQLAQVKKEEQSAFLTALEKEAQQSPIGAHGLVVLPYWQGSMTPNWDSDARGVIAGLSGSTQTGDIYRAILEGLALDTAMAFEKAREATGRRLNKVVAIGGGSSSNLFLSIMADALNVEVLQSDVREASSLGAAMAAAQGAGWYPTLSEASLAMKGEIVKTVQPDPERVKRYRELRGHYEKLWPLLSDWNAGLRKFTKEQQ, encoded by the coding sequence ATGACAGAGCATCCTGAAATCAAAGACTGCGTGATTGGTATCGACTCATCGACCACCGCGACCAAGGCGATTGCATGGACGCGCGAGGGGAAGTTCGTGGCCGAAGGGCGGTGTCCCATCGCGCTTTCCAATCCCAAACCGGGACATTTTGAGCAAGACGCGCAAGACTGGTGGTTGAGCACGAAAGAGGCGCTGCGCGAGGTGACGGGCCAGATTGATGCGCGCCGCGTTGCAGCCGTTGCGGTTTCAAATCAACGCGAGACCTTTTGCGTTTTTGGCGAGGATGAAAAACCGTTACTGCCCGGCAGCCTGTGGCTTGATGAACGCGCGACAGGCCAGCAGCGCCGCTTTGCCGAAAAACACGGCGCGGAGAAAATTCGCGCGCTGTCCGGCAAGCCGGTGGATGTCATTGTCCCGATCTATCGCATGTTGTGGATCGCCGAAAACCACCCGGATATCTATGCCCGGATCCGCCATTTCGCGGATGTGAATTGCTTTATCACCCGCAATCTGACGGGGCGTTGGGCGACATCGCTGGCATCGGCCGACCCGATGGGCATGGTGGATATGAAGAACGGGTGCTGGTCGCAGGAATTGCTGGACGCGGCGGGCATTGACGCGGCGATCCTGCCTGACTTGTATCGCCCCGGTGCTGTGATCGGACCTCTCACGGCGCGAGCCGCAGAGGCAACCGGGCTGCCTGCGGGTATTCCGGTCGTCGCGGGCGGCGGGGATGGTCAATGCGCCGCCACCGGCACCGGAACCGTTGAACCCGGCATCGCCTATATGAACCTCGGCACGGCGCTGGTTGCGGGGTGCTACTCCGCCGATTACGCACATGCGCAGGCGTTTCGCACGGAAATCGCGGTCGCCGACCAAGGCTATATCTATGAAACGCTGCTCAAGGCCGGCACCTTCCTGATCGACTGGATGACGCAGCAGTTGGCGCAGGTCAAAAAAGAGGAACAATCAGCCTTCTTGACGGCCCTCGAAAAAGAGGCACAACAAAGCCCGATCGGCGCGCATGGGCTGGTGGTGCTGCCCTATTGGCAAGGCTCGATGACGCCAAACTGGGACAGCGATGCGCGCGGCGTGATCGCCGGTCTTTCCGGATCGACACAGACGGGCGACATTTACCGCGCCATTCTGGAAGGCCTCGCACTTGATACCGCAATGGCCTTTGAAAAAGCGCGCGAGGCGACGGGCCGACGGCTCAACAAGGTGGTCGCGATTGGTGGCGGCTCTTCTTCCAACCTGTTTTTGTCGATCATGGCCGATGCGCTGAACGTGGAGGTGCTGCAATCGGATGTGCGCGAGGCGTCATCTCTCGGGGCGGCAATGGCGGCGGCGCAGGGCGCCGGGTGGTATCCAACCCTGTCAGAGGCCTCTCTTGCCATGAAAGGTGAGATCGTGAAAACCGTGCAGCCCGACCCCGAACGCGTCAAACGCTACCGGGAATTGCGCGGGCATTATGAAAAACTGTGGCCGCTTCTGTCTGACTGGAACGCCGGGCTGCGCAAGTTCACCAAGGAACAACAATGA
- a CDS encoding TIGR01459 family HAD-type hydrolase has translation MSYAAVLSTEAAFDRYEQIRDRLPGAQFCAEPQACRTLADVAAHVDAFVLDAFGVLNVGATPIPGAVERIAQLRAMGKRLIVLTNAASDDHAFAVAKFRGLGFDFSADEIVTSRDVCVQNIRTDLPKGRWGAVCKASDTLDDIDLDIVAWTAEAQPEVDGFLMLSSERIDDALMQALEQALRARMRPLVCANPDLVAPRETGLSCEPGFFTHALADRTGVVPQFFGKPFGNAFQAVMDRLGAVSPGRIAMVGDTLHTDVLGGAAAGMKTVLIEDHGLFKGHDVAAYMRRCGIRPDFICPTT, from the coding sequence ATGAGTTATGCCGCCGTTTTATCCACCGAGGCCGCCTTTGATCGCTATGAACAAATCCGGGATCGCTTGCCGGGCGCGCAGTTCTGCGCAGAACCGCAGGCCTGCCGCACGCTCGCGGATGTTGCGGCGCATGTGGACGCCTTTGTGCTGGATGCCTTCGGGGTTTTGAATGTGGGCGCGACGCCCATTCCCGGCGCGGTGGAGCGCATTGCGCAGTTGCGCGCCATGGGCAAACGGCTGATCGTGCTGACCAATGCCGCAAGCGATGATCATGCCTTTGCCGTGGCCAAGTTCCGGGGCCTGGGGTTTGATTTTTCCGCCGATGAGATCGTGACCAGCCGCGATGTCTGCGTTCAGAATATCCGCACCGACTTGCCAAAGGGCCGCTGGGGTGCCGTGTGCAAGGCGAGCGACACGCTGGACGACATAGATCTGGATATCGTCGCCTGGACCGCAGAGGCACAGCCCGAAGTGGATGGATTCTTGATGCTCTCCAGCGAGCGCATTGATGACGCGCTCATGCAGGCGCTGGAACAGGCCTTACGCGCCCGGATGCGCCCGCTTGTCTGCGCCAACCCCGATCTTGTGGCCCCGCGCGAAACCGGACTGAGTTGCGAGCCCGGGTTTTTCACCCATGCGCTGGCAGATCGCACCGGCGTCGTGCCGCAATTTTTCGGCAAGCCATTCGGCAATGCGTTTCAGGCGGTTATGGATCGCCTTGGCGCAGTCTCCCCCGGGCGCATCGCCATGGTCGGGGACACATTGCACACTGACGTTTTGGGCGGCGCTGCGGCGGGCATGAAAACCGTACTGATCGAGGATCACGGGCTGTTCAAGGGCCACGACGTTGCCGCGTATATGCGCCGCTGCGGCATCCGGCCAGACTTCATCTGTCCGACGACCTGA
- a CDS encoding carbohydrate ABC transporter permease: MHPSADERADNRLRLPRWMTSEHPLPWLFPCISLLLVFGLYPILYSLWLTMYKRNPATRMETFDPAWNWSRLWADERVWDALQVTLTYTFVAIILQLTLGMLIALLLDTDRKGFGILRALMTLPLVVPPAVTGMMFLLMYDGSFGVISHALYDLGIISKDDPLLATGSTALLAVIIVDVWQWTPFMVLIMLAGLRALPKDPFEAAAIDGATDVQAFFKLTLPMMSKIIALAVLIRGIDLFRVFDYVKVMTDSGPGTATETLTAYTGTIYFKSANFPFASTVAIFTLLVVLIVANVFIKVFKVRF; this comes from the coding sequence GTGCACCCATCAGCCGATGAGAGAGCAGACAACCGTCTGCGCCTGCCGCGGTGGATGACGTCGGAACACCCGCTGCCGTGGCTGTTTCCCTGCATTTCGCTGCTTCTGGTGTTCGGGCTTTACCCGATCCTCTATTCGCTGTGGCTGACGATGTACAAACGCAACCCGGCGACGCGGATGGAGACTTTTGATCCTGCATGGAACTGGTCGCGGCTCTGGGCCGACGAACGGGTTTGGGATGCGCTTCAGGTGACCCTCACCTATACATTCGTGGCCATCATCTTGCAGCTGACGCTGGGCATGCTGATCGCGCTTTTGCTGGACACGGATCGCAAGGGGTTTGGCATTCTGCGCGCCTTGATGACACTGCCGCTGGTGGTGCCGCCTGCGGTCACGGGAATGATGTTCCTGCTGATGTATGATGGCTCCTTTGGTGTGATCAGCCATGCGCTTTACGATCTTGGGATCATATCGAAAGACGACCCGCTTCTGGCCACCGGCTCCACCGCGCTTTTGGCTGTGATAATCGTGGATGTGTGGCAATGGACGCCGTTCATGGTGCTGATCATGCTGGCAGGCTTGCGCGCCCTGCCCAAAGACCCGTTTGAGGCCGCTGCGATTGACGGCGCCACAGATGTGCAGGCGTTCTTCAAGCTGACCCTGCCCATGATGTCCAAAATCATTGCACTGGCGGTGCTCATTCGGGGCATCGACCTGTTCCGCGTCTTTGACTACGTCAAGGTGATGACGGACAGCGGGCCGGGCACCGCAACCGAAACCCTGACCGCCTACACCGGAACGATCTATTTCAAGAGCGCGAATTTCCCCTTCGCGTCCACCGTTGCGATCTTTACGCTTCTGGTGGTGCTGATCGTTGCCAATGTCTTCATTAAAGTCTTCAAGGTACGCTTTTGA
- a CDS encoding carbohydrate ABC transporter permease produces the protein MEQSRPFIIARYTAAILIVMIFMFPIFWFALTSIKPISAVFDKDGVIWFDFVPTMENYRVTLLGESSIDVNQNTRSDFGTSGGNSYDGRGSILSSIIVAVGSTILSAGMGMLAAYGLSRMNFRGSQGLLNWILSQRFLPPIAIIIPLVFIFHDMGLRDTYVGLIIAHTLINLPIAVLLMKSFIDDIPVDIDHAAMIDGATRWQVFWKVILPMSKGGLAATAVLCFIFSWTEFLLALFLTSSIRTIPVKITTFVTSTGSEWGYISALGTSAIIPGFIFILLVQNHLVRGLTMGAIKD, from the coding sequence ATGGAACAGTCCCGGCCCTTCATCATCGCGCGCTACACGGCGGCCATCCTGATCGTGATGATTTTCATGTTTCCGATCTTCTGGTTCGCGCTGACCTCGATCAAACCGATTTCGGCGGTTTTCGACAAAGATGGCGTGATCTGGTTCGATTTCGTGCCGACCATGGAAAACTACCGCGTGACCCTGCTGGGCGAATCCTCGATTGACGTGAACCAGAACACCCGGTCGGATTTCGGCACGAGTGGGGGAAATTCCTATGACGGGCGCGGTTCGATCCTGTCCTCGATCATCGTGGCTGTCGGCTCGACGATTCTGTCGGCCGGGATGGGTATGCTGGCCGCTTACGGCCTGTCCCGCATGAATTTCCGAGGCTCGCAAGGCCTTTTGAACTGGATTCTGTCACAGCGGTTTCTGCCGCCCATCGCGATCATCATTCCCCTCGTCTTCATCTTTCACGACATGGGGCTGCGCGACACCTATGTGGGCCTGATCATTGCCCATACGCTGATCAATTTACCCATCGCCGTGCTTTTGATGAAATCCTTCATCGACGACATTCCGGTCGATATCGACCATGCCGCCATGATCGACGGTGCGACGCGCTGGCAGGTGTTCTGGAAAGTGATCCTGCCGATGTCAAAAGGCGGTCTGGCGGCCACCGCGGTGCTCTGTTTCATTTTCTCCTGGACCGAATTTCTTCTGGCCCTGTTCCTCACAAGCTCGATCCGCACGATCCCGGTCAAAATCACCACCTTCGTGACATCCACGGGGAGCGAGTGGGGATATATTTCGGCGCTTGGGACATCGGCCATCATACCGGGCTTTATCTTCATCCTGCTCGTTCAGAACCATCTGGTGCGCGGGCTGACGATGGGGGCAATAAAGGACTGA
- a CDS encoding ABC transporter substrate-binding protein: MSFRTHDKQRFIIDSANDFTNRRISKRDFLRKLGMAGVGMSAFAAGSLGGFRSFGNMAMADAHGETPEDVANFLREAGKPFAGTTIRYTSESTPPTVVLNQLKSEFTELTGINVEIEIVPLEQVLAKATQDVQGQLGTYDLYYLDQAWTATFSRDTIDPREYYADKPDLAMPGFDFDDFSEPLVEGISLYQDKWIGLPFDIPIFTLMYRKDILEKHGIAVPQTYEDFTQAVELITAAEQENGIYGTGLQAKSGHYSLECDWSQAVWGHGGSIFDSDKMFSGNDAAGIEGLEWYMNLLANAPANSVAATWDGQWQMGASGQIALCQSWAEFFPGWNADDSAVKGLWEMTTPLKGPSTLRGRDAVGFGEIPNWGHQGGSSIALSRYSSNIDAAWLFLQWACSKDIMTRCTLAGGFAPMRTSSYNDPRILERKNLEGSGTTRHLGTVLETINNYMASEPDMAIWAGLANNEIPTELGKLLTGQDYDGNPKACMDQIAKLVDQQVAEAELR, translated from the coding sequence ATGAGCTTCAGGACCCACGACAAGCAGCGCTTCATCATAGACAGCGCCAATGACTTCACGAACAGACGCATCTCGAAACGGGATTTTCTGCGCAAACTGGGCATGGCCGGTGTCGGCATGTCGGCTTTCGCCGCAGGCTCGCTCGGCGGTTTCCGCTCCTTTGGCAACATGGCGATGGCCGATGCCCATGGGGAGACGCCGGAGGATGTCGCGAACTTCCTGCGTGAAGCGGGCAAGCCCTTCGCCGGCACCACGATCCGCTACACCTCGGAATCAACACCGCCCACCGTTGTTCTGAACCAGCTGAAATCCGAGTTCACCGAGTTGACCGGGATCAACGTGGAAATCGAAATCGTGCCACTTGAGCAGGTTCTGGCCAAGGCGACACAGGACGTTCAGGGCCAGCTTGGCACCTATGACCTTTACTACCTCGATCAGGCGTGGACTGCGACTTTCTCGCGCGACACGATTGATCCACGGGAATATTATGCCGACAAGCCCGACCTTGCGATGCCGGGTTTCGATTTTGATGACTTCTCCGAGCCCTTGGTCGAAGGCATCAGCCTTTATCAGGACAAGTGGATCGGCCTTCCCTTCGACATTCCGATCTTTACGCTGATGTACCGCAAGGACATCCTTGAAAAGCACGGCATTGCAGTTCCCCAGACCTATGAAGACTTCACGCAGGCAGTGGAACTGATCACCGCAGCAGAGCAGGAAAACGGCATCTACGGCACCGGTCTTCAGGCGAAATCCGGTCACTATTCGCTGGAATGTGACTGGTCGCAGGCGGTTTGGGGCCACGGCGGGTCAATCTTTGACTCCGACAAGATGTTCTCGGGCAATGATGCCGCGGGCATTGAAGGGCTGGAGTGGTACATGAACCTGCTGGCAAATGCGCCAGCGAACTCCGTCGCCGCAACGTGGGATGGCCAGTGGCAGATGGGGGCCTCAGGCCAGATCGCGCTCTGCCAGTCGTGGGCGGAATTCTTCCCCGGCTGGAATGCGGATGATTCCGCTGTGAAAGGTCTGTGGGAGATGACGACACCTCTCAAAGGTCCATCGACCCTGCGTGGTCGCGATGCAGTTGGCTTTGGTGAGATTCCAAACTGGGGCCATCAGGGTGGATCCTCGATCGCCCTGTCGCGCTATTCCAGCAACATAGACGCTGCGTGGTTGTTCCTGCAGTGGGCCTGTTCCAAGGACATCATGACACGCTGCACGCTTGCGGGCGGTTTTGCCCCGATGCGCACATCGTCCTACAACGACCCGCGTATTCTGGAGCGTAAGAACCTGGAAGGGTCAGGCACCACCCGCCACCTTGGCACGGTGCTCGAGACGATCAACAACTATATGGCGTCCGAGCCGGACATGGCGATCTGGGCCGGTCTTGCGAACAATGAAATCCCGACCGAACTGGGCAAATTGCTCACCGGTCAGGACTATGATGGCAATCCAAAAGCCTGCATGGATCAGATCGCGAAACTGGTGGACCAACAGGTCGCAGAAGCAGAGCTGCGCTAA
- a CDS encoding ABC transporter ATP-binding protein, producing the protein MASVTIADLKKTYGNVEVLHGINLDIEDGKFVVLLGPSGCGKSTLLRMIAGLESITSGDVKIAERRVNGVHPKDRNIAMVFQNYALYAHMKVRDNMAFSMNLKKMDKAKIDERVAWAAGILSLEPYLDRYPKELSGGQRQRVAMGRAIVRDPDVFLFDEPLSNLDAKLRVQMRTEIKELHQRLKTTTVYVTHDQIEAMTMADTVVIMRDGVIEQSGSPLDVYDNPRNLFVAQFIGSPGMNILEGIVKTAGGETALDIGGARVAVRDGLALQDGQAILLGVRPEHLSLSDTESDLKMVLSVAEPTGPETHLYGRIGGKEACVISRERRDWVPGETLHVTVDKQTSHIFDQQSETCLTSAP; encoded by the coding sequence ATGGCGTCAGTGACAATCGCAGACCTGAAAAAGACCTATGGCAATGTTGAGGTCCTGCACGGCATCAATCTGGATATAGAAGACGGCAAGTTTGTTGTGCTGCTGGGGCCTTCGGGATGTGGTAAATCCACCCTTCTGCGCATGATTGCGGGACTGGAAAGCATCACCTCGGGTGACGTGAAGATCGCGGAGCGGCGCGTGAACGGTGTCCACCCCAAGGACCGCAATATCGCCATGGTGTTCCAGAACTATGCCCTCTATGCGCATATGAAGGTGCGCGACAACATGGCGTTTTCCATGAATCTGAAAAAGATGGACAAGGCCAAAATTGACGAGAGGGTCGCCTGGGCCGCCGGCATTCTATCGCTGGAACCCTATCTGGACCGCTATCCCAAAGAGCTTTCGGGCGGGCAACGCCAGCGTGTCGCCATGGGCCGCGCGATCGTGCGCGACCCTGACGTGTTTCTCTTTGATGAGCCCTTGTCCAACCTTGATGCCAAACTGCGCGTGCAGATGCGCACCGAGATCAAGGAGCTTCACCAGCGTTTGAAAACCACCACCGTCTATGTGACCCACGATCAGATCGAAGCGATGACAATGGCCGACACCGTGGTGATCATGCGCGACGGGGTGATCGAGCAATCAGGCTCCCCGCTTGATGTATATGACAACCCCAGGAACCTGTTCGTGGCGCAGTTCATCGGATCGCCCGGCATGAATATCCTTGAGGGGATTGTCAAAACCGCTGGTGGCGAAACCGCGCTTGATATCGGCGGCGCCCGCGTTGCTGTGCGCGATGGTCTGGCCTTGCAAGACGGGCAGGCAATTCTGCTGGGTGTCCGGCCCGAGCACCTCAGCCTGTCGGACACGGAGTCAGATTTGAAGATGGTGCTTTCCGTGGCTGAACCCACTGGCCCGGAGACACATCTTTATGGCAGGATAGGCGGCAAGGAAGCCTGCGTCATTTCACGCGAAAGACGCGATTGGGTTCCCGGCGAAACACTGCATGTCACCGTGGACAAACAAACCAGCCATATTTTCGACCAACAGTCGGAGACCTGTTTGACCAGCGCACCCTAA
- a CDS encoding NAD(P)-dependent alcohol dehydrogenase — protein sequence MPQALVLEEKGRLALREIDLDTALGPHDVRIAVHTVGVCGSDVHYYTHGKIGPFVVKEPMVLGHEAAGTVVEVGTAVSHLQKGDRVCMEPGIPDPNSRAAKLGIYNVDPAVRFWATPPIHGCLTPEVVHPAKFTYALPDNVTFGEGAMVEPFAIGMQAAFRAKIKPGDVALVQGAGPIGMMVALAALAGGCSKVVITDFAEPKLDLIGQYDAIVPINLGDDNAVARIEAETGGWGCDLVFECSGAAQAILQAPQFVCPGGAIVLVGMPVEPVPMDIVSLQAKEVRLETVFRYANVYDRAINLIASGKVDLKPLISETFAFSDSIAAFDRAVEQRPADVKLQITF from the coding sequence ATGCCCCAAGCTCTCGTATTGGAAGAAAAGGGCAGACTTGCCCTGCGCGAGATAGACCTCGACACCGCCCTTGGTCCGCATGACGTCAGAATTGCGGTGCACACGGTCGGTGTCTGTGGCAGCGATGTGCATTACTACACCCATGGGAAAATCGGCCCGTTCGTCGTAAAGGAGCCGATGGTGCTGGGCCATGAGGCCGCGGGCACCGTGGTGGAGGTCGGCACCGCCGTGTCCCATCTGCAAAAAGGCGACCGGGTCTGTATGGAGCCGGGCATCCCCGATCCGAACTCCCGCGCGGCCAAATTGGGCATCTATAACGTGGATCCCGCCGTGCGGTTTTGGGCGACGCCGCCGATCCACGGCTGCCTGACGCCTGAAGTCGTCCATCCGGCCAAATTCACCTACGCCCTGCCGGACAATGTGACCTTCGGGGAGGGCGCGATGGTCGAGCCCTTTGCCATCGGCATGCAGGCCGCGTTTCGCGCGAAGATCAAACCGGGCGATGTGGCCCTGGTGCAGGGCGCCGGCCCGATCGGCATGATGGTCGCGCTGGCCGCATTGGCGGGTGGCTGTTCCAAAGTGGTCATCACCGATTTTGCCGAGCCCAAGCTGGACCTGATCGGCCAGTATGACGCCATTGTTCCGATCAATCTGGGCGATGACAACGCGGTTGCAAGGATCGAGGCCGAAACAGGCGGCTGGGGCTGTGACCTTGTGTTTGAATGCTCAGGGGCGGCGCAAGCCATCCTACAAGCCCCGCAATTTGTCTGCCCCGGCGGGGCTATTGTTCTGGTGGGCATGCCGGTGGAGCCTGTGCCGATGGACATCGTCTCCCTTCAGGCCAAGGAAGTGCGGCTGGAAACCGTTTTCCGCTACGCCAATGTCTATGACCGCGCCATCAATCTGATCGCATCGGGCAAGGTTGATCTGAAACCGCTGATTTCAGAGACGTTCGCGTTTTCCGACAGTATTGCGGCCTTTGACCGGGCCGTGGAACAGCGGCCAGCGGATGTGAAATTGCAAATCACGTTTTGA
- a CDS encoding RpiB/LacA/LacB family sugar-phosphate isomerase, with translation MKIAVAGDSAGEGLAKTLAEHLGAHHDVVEMSRTQDGPDAFYADLSNRVARAVIAGEVERAILVCGTGIGVCLSANKVPGIRAAQCHDTYSAGKAATSNNAQIITLGARVVGAELAKDIVDAYLSSHFDPEGRSAGNVQAIDRLDAAYNKA, from the coding sequence ATGAAAATTGCAGTGGCAGGCGATAGCGCGGGCGAAGGTTTGGCGAAAACCCTCGCGGAGCACCTTGGCGCGCACCATGACGTGGTCGAGATGTCACGCACGCAGGACGGCCCGGATGCGTTTTATGCGGACCTGTCCAACCGGGTCGCTCGTGCTGTGATCGCGGGCGAGGTTGAGCGTGCCATTCTGGTCTGCGGCACCGGGATCGGCGTTTGCCTGTCGGCCAACAAGGTGCCGGGTATCCGCGCGGCACAATGCCATGACACCTATTCCGCAGGCAAAGCGGCCACGTCAAACAACGCGCAGATCATCACGTTGGGGGCGCGCGTTGTCGGCGCGGAACTGGCCAAGGATATTGTGGATGCCTATCTCTCCAGCCATTTTGATCCCGAGGGGCGCTCGGCTGGAAATGTGCAGGCGATTGACCGGTTGGATGCCGCCTATAACAAGGCGTGA